In Aegilops tauschii subsp. strangulata cultivar AL8/78 chromosome 3, Aet v6.0, whole genome shotgun sequence, one genomic interval encodes:
- the LOC109779816 gene encoding uncharacterized protein — MELATRDLAALGAADLVRVSAAIPRAAPRTFALLTACLVFPLSFAVLAHSLFTHPILRRIRTSDYTATSAQWVALFAYQFLYLIFLFTFSLLSTAAAVFTVASLYAAKPASIASSLSALPPILPRLLRTFLWVSLLMLAYHVGFVVTVVLLILLFDPPMTASTPPPLSFLLALLAVAFLFLAIHVYISALWHLASVISVLEPLCGLAAMSKSRQLLQGRTRTAAVLVFSYFAICGLITGMFRSAVVKARGEEGSLDMSLAGRIGVGALLVSVLVCVNLLGLLAQSVFYYACKAYHNQEIDRTALYEHLGGYLGEYVPLKSNIQMENL; from the coding sequence ATGGAGCTGGCGACGCGCGATCTCGCGGCGCTGGGCGCGGCGGACCTGGTGCGGGTCTCCGCCGCGATCCCGCGCGCCGCGCCGCGCACCTTCGCGCTGCTCACCGCCTGCCTCGTCTTCCCGCTCTCCTTCGCCGTGCTGGCGCACTCCCTCTTCACCCACCCCATCCTCCGCCGCATCCGGACCTCCGACTACACCGCCACCTCCGCGCAGTGGGTGGCGCTCTTCGCCTACCAGTTCCTCTACCTCATCTTCCTCTTCACCTTCTCGCTcctctccaccgccgccgccgtcttcaCCGTCGCCTCCCTCTACGCCGCCAAGCCGGCCTCCATCGCCTCCTCGCTCTCCGCGCTGCCGCCCATCCTGCCCCGCCTCCTCCGCACCTTCCTCTGGGTCTCGCTCCTCATGCTCGCCTACCACGTCGGCTTCGTCGTCACCGtcgtcctcctcatcctcctcttcGACCCGCCCATGACCGCCTCCAccccgccccccctctccttcctcctcgccCTCCTCGCCGTCGCCTTCCTCTTCCTCGCCATCCACGTCTACATCTCCGCGCTCTGGCACCTCGCCAGCGTCATCTCCGTGCTCGAGCCCCTCTGCGGCCTCGCCGCCATGTCCAAGAGCAGGCAGCTCCTCCAGGGCCGCACTCGCACCGCCGCGGTCCTCGTTTTCTCCTACTTCGCCATCTGCGGGCTCATCACGGGGATGTTCCGTTCGGCTGTCGTCAAGGCGCGGGGCGAGGAGGGGAGCCTCGACATGAGCTTGGCCGGCCGGATAGGCGTCGGCGCTCTGCTCGTCTCTGTTCTCGTCTGTGTCAATCTCTTGGGGCTGCTCGCGCAGAGCGTCTTCTATTACGCCTGCAAGGCCTACCACAACCAGGAGATCGACAGGACCGCGCTGTACGAGCACCTCGGCGGTTACCTTGGCGAGTACGTGCCGCTCAAGAGCAATATCCAGATGGAGAACCTGTGA